A region of Arvicanthis niloticus isolate mArvNil1 chromosome 18, mArvNil1.pat.X, whole genome shotgun sequence DNA encodes the following proteins:
- the Neto2 gene encoding neuropilin and tolloid-like protein 2 isoform X1, whose amino-acid sequence MALEQLCAVLKVLLITVLVVEGIAVAQKTQDGQNIGIKHIPATQCGIWVRTSNGGHFASPNYPDSYPPNKECIYILEAAPRQRIELTFDERYYIEPSFECRFDHLEVRDGPFGFSPLIDRYCGMKSPALIRSTGRFMWIKFSSDEELEGLGFRAKYSFIPDPDFTYLGDCQFELSGADGIVRSSQVEQEEKTKPGQAVDCIWTIKATPKAKIYLRFLDYQMEHSNECKRNFVAVYDGSSAIENLKAKFCSTVANDVMLKTGVGVIRMWADEGSRLSRFRMLFTSFVEPPCTSSTFFCHSNMCINNSLVCNGVQNCAYPWDENHCKEKKKAGLFEQITKTHGTIIGITSGIVLVLLIISILVQVKQPRKKVMACKSAFNKTGFQEVFDPPHYELFSLREKEISADLADLSEELDNYQKLRRSSTASRCIHDHHCGSQASSVKQSRTNLSSMELPFRNDFAQPQPMKTFNSTFKKSSYTFKQAHECSEQALEDRVMEEIPCEIYVRGRDDSAQASISIDF is encoded by the exons tgTTGCTAATAACAGTACTTGTAGTGGAAGGGATTGCTGTGGCCCAAAAGACCCAAG ATGGACAAAATATTGGAATCAAGCACATTCCTGCAACCCAGTGCGGCATTTGGGTTCGAACCAGCAATGGTGGTCATTTTGCTTCACCAAATTATCCTGACTCATATCCACCAAACAAGGAGTGTATCTATATTTTGGAAG CTGCCCCTCGTCAACGGATAGAGCTGACCTTTGATGAACGCTATTACATAGAGCCATCGTTTGAATGTCGGTTTGATCACTTGGAAGTTCGAGATGGGCCATTTGGCTTCTCTCCTCTTATAGATCGTTACTGTGGCATGAAAAGCCCTGCATTAATTAGGTCAACGGGAAGATTCATGTGGATTAAATTTAGTTCTGATGAAGAACTTGAAGGACTAGGATTTCGAGCAAAATACTCATTCATCCCAG ATCCAGACTTTACTTACCTTGGAG attGCCAGTTTGAGCTCTCAGGAGCTGATGGAATAGTACGGTCTAGCCAagtagaacaagaagaaaaaacaaagcctGGACAAGCAGTTGACTGCATATGGACAATTAAAGCTACTCCAAAGGCTAAG ATTTATTTGAGGTTCTTAGATTACCAAATGGAACACTCAAATGAATGCAAAAGAAATTTTGTGGCAGTCTATGATGGAAGCAGTGCTATCGAAAATCTGAAGGCCAAGTTTTGCAGTACTGTGGCTAATGACGTCATGTTGAAAACAGGAGTGGGAGTGATTCGGATGTGGGCCGACGAAGGCAGTCGGCTCAGCAGGTTTAGAATGCTCTTCACCTCCTTTGTGGAAC CTCCCTGTACAAGTAGTACTTTCTTTTGCCATAGCAACATGTGCATCAACAATTCTTTAGTATGTAATGGTGTTCAAAATTGTGCGTACCCTTGGGATGAGAATCACTGTAAAG aaaagaaaaaagctggacTATTTGAACAAATCACTAAAACTCATGGGACAATTATTGGCATTACATCAGGAATTGTCTTGGTCCTtctcattatttctattttagtacAAGTGAAACAGCCCCGGAAAAAGGTTATGGCTTGCAAAAGTGCATTTAATAAAACTGGGTTCCAGGAAGTATTTGATCCTCCCCATTATGAACTATTTTCactaagagagaaagagatttctGCAGATCTAGCAGATTTGTCAGAAGAACTTGACAACTACCAGAAGCTGCGGCGTTCCTCCACGGCCTCCCGGTGCATTCATGATCACCACTGTGGATCTCAGGCCTCCAGTGTCAAACAAAGCAGGACCAACCTCAGTTCAATGGAACTTCCCTTCCGAAATGATTTTGCACAACCACAgccaatgaaaacatttaatagcACCTTCAAAAAAAGCAGCTACACTTTCAAACAAGCTCATGAATGCTCTGAACAGGCTCTAGAGGACAGAGTGATGGAGGAGATTCCCTGTGAAATTTATGTCAGAGGGCGAGATGATTCTGCACAAGCATCCATATCCATCGACTTTTAA
- the Neto2 gene encoding neuropilin and tolloid-like protein 2 isoform X3 — MALEQLCAVLKVLLITVLVVEGIAVAQKTQDGQNIGIKHIPATQCGIWVRTSNGGHFASPNYPDSYPPNKECIYILEAAPRQRIELTFDERYYIEPSFECRFDHLEVRDGPFGFSPLIDRYCGMKSPALIRSTGRFMWIKFSSDEELEGLGFRAKYSFIPDPDFTYLGGILNPIPDCQFELSGADGIVRSSQVEQEEKTKPGQAVDCIWTIKATPKAKIYLRFLDYQMEHSNECKRNFVAVYDGSSAIENLKAKFCSTVANDVMLKTGVGVIRMWADEGSRLSRFRMLFTSFVEPPCTSSTFFCHSNMCINNSLVCNGVQNCAYPWDENHCKEKKKAGLFEQITKTHGTIIGITSGIVLVLLIISILVQVKQPRKKVMACKSAFNKTGFQEVFDPPHYELFSLREKEISADLADLSEELDNYQKLRRSSTASRCIHDHHCGSQASSVKQSRTNLSSMELPFRNDFAQPQPMKTFNSTFKKSSYTFKQAHECSEQALEDRVMEEIPCEIYVRGRDDSAQASISIDF; from the exons tgTTGCTAATAACAGTACTTGTAGTGGAAGGGATTGCTGTGGCCCAAAAGACCCAAG ATGGACAAAATATTGGAATCAAGCACATTCCTGCAACCCAGTGCGGCATTTGGGTTCGAACCAGCAATGGTGGTCATTTTGCTTCACCAAATTATCCTGACTCATATCCACCAAACAAGGAGTGTATCTATATTTTGGAAG CTGCCCCTCGTCAACGGATAGAGCTGACCTTTGATGAACGCTATTACATAGAGCCATCGTTTGAATGTCGGTTTGATCACTTGGAAGTTCGAGATGGGCCATTTGGCTTCTCTCCTCTTATAGATCGTTACTGTGGCATGAAAAGCCCTGCATTAATTAGGTCAACGGGAAGATTCATGTGGATTAAATTTAGTTCTGATGAAGAACTTGAAGGACTAGGATTTCGAGCAAAATACTCATTCATCCCAG ATCCAGACTTTACTTACCTTGGAGGTATTTTAAATCCCATTCCAG attGCCAGTTTGAGCTCTCAGGAGCTGATGGAATAGTACGGTCTAGCCAagtagaacaagaagaaaaaacaaagcctGGACAAGCAGTTGACTGCATATGGACAATTAAAGCTACTCCAAAGGCTAAG ATTTATTTGAGGTTCTTAGATTACCAAATGGAACACTCAAATGAATGCAAAAGAAATTTTGTGGCAGTCTATGATGGAAGCAGTGCTATCGAAAATCTGAAGGCCAAGTTTTGCAGTACTGTGGCTAATGACGTCATGTTGAAAACAGGAGTGGGAGTGATTCGGATGTGGGCCGACGAAGGCAGTCGGCTCAGCAGGTTTAGAATGCTCTTCACCTCCTTTGTGGAAC CTCCCTGTACAAGTAGTACTTTCTTTTGCCATAGCAACATGTGCATCAACAATTCTTTAGTATGTAATGGTGTTCAAAATTGTGCGTACCCTTGGGATGAGAATCACTGTAAAG aaaagaaaaaagctggacTATTTGAACAAATCACTAAAACTCATGGGACAATTATTGGCATTACATCAGGAATTGTCTTGGTCCTtctcattatttctattttagtacAAGTGAAACAGCCCCGGAAAAAGGTTATGGCTTGCAAAAGTGCATTTAATAAAACTGGGTTCCAGGAAGTATTTGATCCTCCCCATTATGAACTATTTTCactaagagagaaagagatttctGCAGATCTAGCAGATTTGTCAGAAGAACTTGACAACTACCAGAAGCTGCGGCGTTCCTCCACGGCCTCCCGGTGCATTCATGATCACCACTGTGGATCTCAGGCCTCCAGTGTCAAACAAAGCAGGACCAACCTCAGTTCAATGGAACTTCCCTTCCGAAATGATTTTGCACAACCACAgccaatgaaaacatttaatagcACCTTCAAAAAAAGCAGCTACACTTTCAAACAAGCTCATGAATGCTCTGAACAGGCTCTAGAGGACAGAGTGATGGAGGAGATTCCCTGTGAAATTTATGTCAGAGGGCGAGATGATTCTGCACAAGCATCCATATCCATCGACTTTTAA
- the Neto2 gene encoding neuropilin and tolloid-like protein 2 isoform X2 gives MLLITVLVVEGIAVAQKTQDGQNIGIKHIPATQCGIWVRTSNGGHFASPNYPDSYPPNKECIYILEAAPRQRIELTFDERYYIEPSFECRFDHLEVRDGPFGFSPLIDRYCGMKSPALIRSTGRFMWIKFSSDEELEGLGFRAKYSFIPDPDFTYLGGILNPIPDCQFELSGADGIVRSSQVEQEEKTKPGQAVDCIWTIKATPKAKIYLRFLDYQMEHSNECKRNFVAVYDGSSAIENLKAKFCSTVANDVMLKTGVGVIRMWADEGSRLSRFRMLFTSFVEPPCTSSTFFCHSNMCINNSLVCNGVQNCAYPWDENHCKEKKKAGLFEQITKTHGTIIGITSGIVLVLLIISILVQVKQPRKKVMACKSAFNKTGFQEVFDPPHYELFSLREKEISADLADLSEELDNYQKLRRSSTASRCIHDHHCGSQASSVKQSRTNLSSMELPFRNDFAQPQPMKTFNSTFKKSSYTFKQAHECSEQALEDRVMEEIPCEIYVRGRDDSAQASISIDF, from the exons tgTTGCTAATAACAGTACTTGTAGTGGAAGGGATTGCTGTGGCCCAAAAGACCCAAG ATGGACAAAATATTGGAATCAAGCACATTCCTGCAACCCAGTGCGGCATTTGGGTTCGAACCAGCAATGGTGGTCATTTTGCTTCACCAAATTATCCTGACTCATATCCACCAAACAAGGAGTGTATCTATATTTTGGAAG CTGCCCCTCGTCAACGGATAGAGCTGACCTTTGATGAACGCTATTACATAGAGCCATCGTTTGAATGTCGGTTTGATCACTTGGAAGTTCGAGATGGGCCATTTGGCTTCTCTCCTCTTATAGATCGTTACTGTGGCATGAAAAGCCCTGCATTAATTAGGTCAACGGGAAGATTCATGTGGATTAAATTTAGTTCTGATGAAGAACTTGAAGGACTAGGATTTCGAGCAAAATACTCATTCATCCCAG ATCCAGACTTTACTTACCTTGGAGGTATTTTAAATCCCATTCCAG attGCCAGTTTGAGCTCTCAGGAGCTGATGGAATAGTACGGTCTAGCCAagtagaacaagaagaaaaaacaaagcctGGACAAGCAGTTGACTGCATATGGACAATTAAAGCTACTCCAAAGGCTAAG ATTTATTTGAGGTTCTTAGATTACCAAATGGAACACTCAAATGAATGCAAAAGAAATTTTGTGGCAGTCTATGATGGAAGCAGTGCTATCGAAAATCTGAAGGCCAAGTTTTGCAGTACTGTGGCTAATGACGTCATGTTGAAAACAGGAGTGGGAGTGATTCGGATGTGGGCCGACGAAGGCAGTCGGCTCAGCAGGTTTAGAATGCTCTTCACCTCCTTTGTGGAAC CTCCCTGTACAAGTAGTACTTTCTTTTGCCATAGCAACATGTGCATCAACAATTCTTTAGTATGTAATGGTGTTCAAAATTGTGCGTACCCTTGGGATGAGAATCACTGTAAAG aaaagaaaaaagctggacTATTTGAACAAATCACTAAAACTCATGGGACAATTATTGGCATTACATCAGGAATTGTCTTGGTCCTtctcattatttctattttagtacAAGTGAAACAGCCCCGGAAAAAGGTTATGGCTTGCAAAAGTGCATTTAATAAAACTGGGTTCCAGGAAGTATTTGATCCTCCCCATTATGAACTATTTTCactaagagagaaagagatttctGCAGATCTAGCAGATTTGTCAGAAGAACTTGACAACTACCAGAAGCTGCGGCGTTCCTCCACGGCCTCCCGGTGCATTCATGATCACCACTGTGGATCTCAGGCCTCCAGTGTCAAACAAAGCAGGACCAACCTCAGTTCAATGGAACTTCCCTTCCGAAATGATTTTGCACAACCACAgccaatgaaaacatttaatagcACCTTCAAAAAAAGCAGCTACACTTTCAAACAAGCTCATGAATGCTCTGAACAGGCTCTAGAGGACAGAGTGATGGAGGAGATTCCCTGTGAAATTTATGTCAGAGGGCGAGATGATTCTGCACAAGCATCCATATCCATCGACTTTTAA